One genomic segment of bacterium includes these proteins:
- a CDS encoding citryl-CoA lyase yields MTSDNQWQTSITEIAPNSICVRGYDVAELMDHTSFSDTIFLVLKGELPDQRQSEMFRAIMVSSVDHGVTPPSVLAARTVMSAGNSLNTAVAAGIMAIGDVHGGAIEQSARIMQETAKKAGDVDALANELVTTMKEKNQRMPGFGHRLHTADPRTAKMFEIARKNNFSGRHTSLAQAIERAFAEIGGKPLPINVDGAIAAVTSDMGFDWRLGKAFFMLSRISGLIAHVYEEKTTQKPMRKLGDTNAAYIGPPRRSLK; encoded by the coding sequence GTGACCAGCGACAATCAGTGGCAGACTTCCATCACGGAAATCGCGCCTAACTCAATCTGTGTTCGCGGCTATGACGTTGCCGAACTTATGGATCACACCAGTTTCAGCGATACAATATTCCTGGTGCTCAAAGGCGAACTGCCCGATCAGCGTCAGTCTGAAATGTTTCGCGCCATAATGGTATCGTCAGTTGATCACGGTGTTACACCGCCGTCGGTATTGGCGGCGCGCACCGTAATGTCGGCGGGCAATTCACTCAATACTGCGGTCGCAGCTGGAATTATGGCCATCGGCGATGTCCACGGCGGCGCTATCGAGCAGTCAGCGCGCATTATGCAGGAAACCGCCAAGAAAGCCGGCGATGTCGATGCACTTGCAAACGAACTGGTGACAACAATGAAAGAGAAAAATCAACGCATGCCCGGCTTTGGCCATCGTTTGCATACCGCTGATCCGCGCACGGCAAAGATGTTTGAGATTGCAAGGAAGAACAATTTCTCGGGACGCCATACATCGCTGGCTCAAGCGATTGAAAGAGCTTTTGCCGAAATCGGTGGCAAACCGTTGCCAATCAATGTCGATGGCGCCATCGCCGCCGTCACTTCCGACATGGGCTTTGACTGGCGGCTCGGAAAAGCATTCTTCATGCTCTCCCGAATCTCAGGTTTGATTGCACACGTCTACGAAGAGAAAACCACGCAGAAGCCGATGCGCAAGCTGGGCGACACCAACGCAGCATATATTGGGCCGCCGCGACGCTCGCTGAAATAG